One genomic segment of Amycolatopsis sp. Hca4 includes these proteins:
- a CDS encoding DUF2690 domain-containing protein produces MRRTKVIAVLVALLTSLFVSTPAQASPDDWCGSACDNENPNTFVVHPPGGPANWYKCSGDARTVDAIGPNENADLAFWGVTIQLRYSPRCRTVWARAFGLQRSDTLWVKRNPNTSYQDSSFDVEYPYNTDYLNGANSMWSMMLNDADQWSVACFTPRAHGTAHHICTRNPY; encoded by the coding sequence ATGCGAAGAACGAAAGTGATCGCCGTCCTGGTCGCTTTGCTGACCTCGCTGTTCGTCAGTACACCGGCACAGGCTTCCCCGGACGACTGGTGCGGCAGCGCGTGCGACAACGAGAACCCCAACACCTTCGTGGTGCACCCGCCGGGCGGGCCGGCCAACTGGTACAAGTGCTCCGGCGACGCGCGGACGGTGGACGCGATCGGCCCGAACGAGAACGCCGATCTGGCGTTCTGGGGAGTGACGATCCAGCTGCGGTACAGCCCGAGGTGCCGGACCGTCTGGGCGAGGGCGTTCGGCCTCCAGCGCAGTGACACGTTGTGGGTCAAGAGAAACCCGAACACGTCCTACCAGGACAGCTCGTTCGACGTGGAGTACCCCTACAACACCGACTACCTCAACGGGGCGAACTCCATGTGGTCGATGATGCTCAACGACGCCGACCAGTGGTCCGTGGCCTGCTTCACCCCCCGCGCTCACGGAACCGCGCACCACATCTGCACCCGCAACCCGTACTGA
- a CDS encoding helix-turn-helix transcriptional regulator, producing the protein MFEPWVRRVRGAEQVREIKAGLQILRTLSPLGPYFPDFLTPPEGALGLKPAIDAIRATPRSRLRRELQLLSASAPLPGWVHSLAAGDAELLENLGDALAAYHRVAIEPHSDCIDAAMELDRAHRSRVLLDSGVEGLLLSMRPLMRWRPPVLEVHYDIDRDLRLGGRGLLLVPSYFCRRVPMALADPGLRPTLVYPVNHDYVWKCPLAASRSSDRALATLLGSTRAAVLMAVGNGATTTELAHRLGTSLSSVSRHTGVLRDAGLISTCREGVAVLHTKTPLGAALLGSGALTASRSAG; encoded by the coding sequence GTGTTCGAGCCGTGGGTACGGCGGGTACGCGGTGCCGAACAGGTCAGGGAAATCAAGGCCGGACTGCAGATCCTGCGCACGCTGAGCCCGCTCGGCCCGTACTTTCCCGACTTCCTCACGCCTCCCGAGGGCGCGCTGGGGCTGAAACCGGCGATCGACGCCATCCGTGCCACACCGCGCAGCCGGTTGCGCCGGGAGCTGCAGCTGCTGTCGGCGAGCGCGCCGCTGCCCGGGTGGGTGCACTCGCTGGCCGCCGGGGACGCGGAACTGCTGGAAAACCTCGGTGACGCCCTCGCGGCCTACCACCGGGTGGCGATCGAGCCGCACAGCGATTGCATCGACGCGGCCATGGAGCTCGATCGGGCCCACCGGTCCAGAGTGCTGCTGGACAGCGGCGTCGAAGGGCTGCTCCTGAGCATGCGGCCGCTGATGCGCTGGCGACCGCCGGTGCTGGAGGTCCACTACGACATCGATCGCGACCTGCGTCTCGGCGGCCGCGGTCTGCTGCTGGTGCCGTCGTACTTCTGCCGGCGCGTACCGATGGCCTTGGCCGACCCCGGCCTGCGTCCCACTTTGGTGTACCCGGTCAACCACGACTACGTCTGGAAGTGCCCGCTGGCCGCAAGCCGCTCTTCGGACCGGGCGTTGGCGACCTTGCTCGGCTCCACCCGCGCCGCGGTGCTGATGGCCGTCGGCAACGGGGCGACGACAACCGAACTGGCGCACCGGCTCGGCACGTCGCTGTCGTCCGTCAGCCGGCACACGGGGGTGCTCCGGGACGCCGGGCTCATCTCGACCTGCCGCGAGGGCGTGGCGGTGCTGCACACCAAGACGCCGCTGGGCGCGGCCCTCCTCGGATCCGGTGCGCTGACGGCGTCCCGGTCCGCCGGATGA
- a CDS encoding AlkA N-terminal domain-containing protein: MTTFSAVVTTGIYCRPGCGAKPLAENVQTFELAAEAEAAGFRACLRCRPYRVAGPVAADAPELVCRAVQLIIAGVLDTGTEAALGARLAVSPRHLRRLFREHLGVTPDGLARSRRAHFARRLLDDSDLTVADIAFASGFGSLRQFNRDMKLVFRASPVELRNRRRKADRLAADGGLVMRLPFSPPLHWEALSAFLAERAVPGVESVRDGVYRRTISLDGEAGVIEVTRGGDDHLLLTAHMPFWEGLIHVVDRVGRVFGVDADPAPAEAALAADPVLGPLLRARPGLRVPGAWGPFEIAVAAVLGQHSGRTRVRRQLAGLVEAAGRPVPGLEHGLTHLFPSAATLAKADLTGARLSAATERTLRTFAAAVAADEHLLDASASLAGCTAALTAVPGIEPTTAQAIALRLGHADAFPGLTLGTASRGLDPAAWHPWRAFAATHLIAAGVSTSAG, from the coding sequence ATGACGACTTTCTCGGCCGTGGTCACGACGGGCATCTACTGCCGTCCCGGGTGCGGGGCGAAGCCGCTCGCGGAGAACGTGCAGACGTTCGAGCTGGCCGCCGAGGCCGAGGCGGCGGGGTTCCGGGCCTGCCTGCGCTGCCGCCCGTACCGCGTGGCAGGCCCGGTCGCCGCCGACGCGCCGGAGCTGGTCTGCCGCGCGGTGCAGCTGATCATCGCCGGGGTGCTGGACACCGGGACCGAGGCGGCCCTCGGCGCGCGGCTGGCGGTGTCGCCGCGGCACCTGCGCCGGCTCTTCCGGGAGCACCTCGGCGTGACGCCGGACGGGCTGGCCCGCTCGCGGCGGGCGCACTTCGCGCGCCGCCTGCTCGACGACTCCGACCTGACCGTCGCCGACATCGCGTTCGCGTCCGGGTTCGGCAGCCTCCGCCAGTTCAACCGGGACATGAAGCTGGTCTTCCGCGCCTCCCCGGTCGAGTTGCGCAACCGGCGCCGCAAGGCCGACCGGCTCGCCGCGGACGGCGGGCTGGTGATGCGGCTGCCGTTCTCGCCGCCCCTGCACTGGGAGGCGCTGAGCGCGTTCCTGGCCGAGCGCGCGGTCCCCGGCGTGGAGTCGGTGCGGGACGGCGTCTACCGCCGCACGATCAGCCTCGACGGCGAGGCGGGCGTCATCGAGGTGACGCGCGGGGGCGACGACCACCTGCTGCTCACCGCGCACATGCCGTTCTGGGAAGGCCTCATCCACGTCGTCGACCGCGTCGGGCGGGTGTTCGGCGTCGACGCCGACCCGGCACCGGCCGAAGCCGCGCTCGCCGCCGACCCGGTGCTCGGCCCGCTGCTGCGCGCCCGGCCCGGCCTGCGGGTGCCCGGGGCGTGGGGGCCCTTCGAGATCGCCGTGGCGGCCGTGCTCGGCCAGCACAGCGGCCGCACGCGGGTGCGGCGGCAGCTGGCCGGGCTGGTCGAGGCGGCGGGCCGGCCGGTGCCGGGCCTGGAACACGGCCTCACCCACCTGTTCCCGTCGGCCGCGACCCTGGCCAAGGCGGACCTGACCGGGGCCCGGCTGTCCGCGGCGACCGAGCGGACGCTGCGCACGTTCGCCGCCGCGGTGGCCGCCGACGAGCACCTGCTCGACGCGAGCGCGAGCCTGGCCGGCTGCACCGCGGCGCTGACCGCCGTGCCCGGCATCGAGCCGACCACCGCCCAGGCGATCGCGCTGCGGCTGGGCCACGCCGACGCCTTCCCGGGGCTCACCCTCGGGACGGCGTCGCGCGGACTCGACCCCGCCGCCTGGCACCCCTGGCGCGCCTTCGCCGCCACCCACCTGATCGCCGCCGGTGTGTCCACATCGGCCGGTTGA
- a CDS encoding isocitrate lyase/phosphoenolpyruvate mutase family protein, with protein sequence MSTNRRELAEELRALHEGTLVLPNAWDAASAALIARAGAPAIATTSGGVAWSAGRPDGHGLTREEMAALVARIVRVVDVPVTADIEGGYDDVAATVRAVVEAGAVGINLEDSTAPGGPLFDAPAQAERIRAAREAATAAGLPELWLNIRTDVHLFGIGAPEGRLDDVLTRAGAYAAAGADSLFVPGLVDLDTLEVLVKESPLPVNVMVWPGAPTVAELAAIGVRRISVGTAIAQAAYAVAQRAAAELLEHGTYTALEGGVDFGAINSAVSG encoded by the coding sequence ATGTCCACGAACCGGCGGGAACTCGCCGAGGAACTGCGTGCCCTGCACGAGGGCACGCTGGTGCTGCCGAACGCCTGGGACGCCGCCAGCGCGGCCCTCATCGCGCGGGCCGGCGCCCCGGCGATCGCCACCACCAGCGGCGGGGTCGCCTGGTCCGCGGGACGCCCCGACGGGCACGGCCTGACGCGCGAGGAGATGGCGGCGCTGGTCGCGCGGATCGTCCGGGTCGTCGACGTCCCGGTGACCGCCGACATCGAGGGCGGCTACGACGACGTCGCGGCCACCGTCCGCGCGGTCGTCGAAGCCGGCGCGGTGGGGATCAACCTGGAGGATTCGACCGCCCCCGGCGGCCCGCTGTTCGACGCCCCGGCGCAGGCCGAGCGGATCCGCGCCGCCCGCGAAGCGGCGACGGCGGCCGGCCTGCCCGAGCTGTGGCTCAACATCCGCACCGACGTCCACCTGTTCGGCATCGGCGCACCCGAGGGCCGGCTGGACGACGTCCTGACCCGCGCGGGCGCCTACGCCGCCGCGGGCGCGGACAGCCTCTTCGTGCCCGGCCTGGTCGACCTGGACACGCTCGAGGTACTGGTGAAGGAGAGCCCGCTGCCGGTCAACGTCATGGTGTGGCCGGGCGCGCCGACGGTCGCGGAGCTGGCCGCGATCGGCGTCCGCCGGATCAGCGTCGGCACGGCGATCGCGCAGGCCGCCTACGCCGTCGCCCAGCGGGCCGCGGCCGAACTGCTCGAACACGGCACTTACACCGCTTTGGAGGGCGGTGTCGACTTCGGCGCGATCAACAGCGCGGTGTCCGGCTGA
- a CDS encoding class I SAM-dependent methyltransferase, which translates to MIEDDVPADPVALRRPAYLADLAGGVDRFFEPRRTSCPWCASEALSARVRTTDLLQHKPGRFVLDECRDCGHVFQNPRLNPAGLELYYRDCYDGLGEQNMTGMFESNRAGYRSRAELVRDTGAAGEWLDVGMGHGHFCQEAAAVLPGVAFDGLDLGDAVELARREGRIRTGYQGSFVDLAEDLARRYDVVSMYHYLEHTTDPRRELAAAGTVLRPGGLLAIELPDPECRWAGVLGRWWMPWLQPQHLNLMPIGNLRAELAAHGFTVVAEQRGEPHAAIDVLAAALMVVNALTIAGEDLPWRATPPARWRRILRKATFVACVPVFVLASLVDRITAPLVRRRGWSNAYRVVARRDAG; encoded by the coding sequence ATGATCGAGGACGACGTCCCCGCCGATCCGGTCGCCTTGCGCCGTCCGGCCTACCTGGCTGACCTGGCCGGTGGCGTGGACCGGTTCTTCGAGCCCCGCCGCACCAGCTGTCCGTGGTGTGCCTCGGAGGCACTCAGTGCCCGGGTGCGCACGACGGACCTGCTGCAGCACAAGCCGGGCCGGTTCGTGCTCGACGAATGCCGGGACTGCGGGCACGTCTTCCAGAACCCGCGGCTGAACCCGGCCGGGCTCGAGCTGTACTACCGGGACTGCTACGACGGGCTCGGCGAACAGAACATGACCGGGATGTTCGAGAGCAACCGGGCGGGTTACCGCTCCCGGGCCGAGCTGGTCCGGGACACCGGCGCCGCGGGCGAGTGGCTCGACGTCGGCATGGGACACGGGCACTTCTGCCAGGAAGCCGCCGCGGTGCTGCCCGGTGTCGCGTTCGACGGTCTCGACCTCGGCGACGCGGTCGAGCTGGCGCGCCGGGAGGGCCGGATCCGGACCGGTTACCAGGGCTCGTTCGTGGACCTGGCCGAGGACCTCGCCAGGCGCTACGACGTGGTCAGCATGTACCACTACCTCGAACACACCACGGACCCCCGGCGAGAGCTGGCGGCGGCGGGAACGGTGCTGCGGCCGGGCGGCCTGCTGGCGATCGAGCTGCCCGATCCGGAATGCCGCTGGGCGGGGGTGCTCGGCCGGTGGTGGATGCCGTGGCTGCAGCCCCAGCACCTGAACCTGATGCCGATCGGCAACCTCCGCGCGGAGCTGGCGGCCCACGGGTTCACGGTGGTCGCCGAGCAGCGCGGCGAGCCGCACGCCGCGATCGACGTGCTGGCCGCCGCGCTCATGGTGGTCAACGCGCTGACCATCGCCGGGGAGGACCTTCCGTGGCGGGCCACCCCGCCGGCACGGTGGCGGCGGATCCTGCGCAAAGCCACGTTCGTCGCGTGCGTGCCGGTGTTCGTGCTGGCCTCGCTCGTGGACCGGATCACCGCGCCGCTCGTCCGGCGGCGCGGGTGGTCCAACGCCTACCGGGTGGTGGCCCGCCGGGACGCCGGTTAG